In Verrucomicrobiales bacterium, the genomic stretch GAGGTCCAAGATCTTCTGAACTTGTGGGTAATGCTTAGGTCGTGCCACCGCACTCCAGAGCGACACGATCCGTTACGCCAACAACTCTTTCACGACTCGAGCCTCTTCCACACCGGTCAAACGCTGGTCGAGTCCCTGGAACTTAAAGGAGAACCGCTTGTGATCAATACCTAGGCAATGCAGCATGGTCGCATTGAACTCATTGATGTGCACCGGATTCTCGACGACGTTGTAGCTGAAGTCGTCGGTCTCGCCGTACGAGGATCCGCCTTTCACCCCGCCACCCGCCATCCACATGCAGAAGTTGCGCGGATGATGATCTCGGCCGTATGTGTCGGCTGTCAGCTTCCCTTGGGAATATACGGTCCGTCCGAACTCCCCGCCCCACACCACCAAGGTCGAGTCCAGCAGACCGCGTTGCTTAAGGTCACGCAACAGAGCTCCGATGGGTTGGTCCGTGTCCTCGCACTGGTTCTTCAGAGCCACAGGTAAATTGTCGTGCTGATCCCACCCGCGGTGAAGAATTTGCACCACCCGCACGCCACGTTCCACTAAGCGGCGGGCCATGATCGCTGAGTGCGCAAAGGTTCCGCTCTTCTGCACATTCTTGCCGTACAGACCGAGAGTGGCTTCCGATTCCTTTGTGAGATCCGTGAGCTCTGGAACACTGGTCTGCATGCGGAACGCCATTTCATATTGGGCGATTCGCGTTTGAATCTCAGGATCTCCAAATCGCTCGAACGATTTTCGATTCAGGCGATTCAGTGCTTCGAGCAGGGTGCGTCGGTCGCCCGACTCCACTCCTGGGGGGTTCTTGATGAACAAGACGGGATCACCCACTGACCGCAACGCCACGCCATTGTGCTTGGTCTCGAGAAAACCGCTTCCCCACATGCGCGTGTAGATGGCTTGGCCATTTCCGGTCGACGGGAAGGTCGGCGTCATCACCACAAACGCGGGCAGGTCGTTGCTCTCACTTCCCAACCCATAGCTCAGCCAGGAGCCCAGACTGGCTTTTCCTGGCACCTCGCTGCCGGTCATTACAAACGTGCAGGCTGGGTCGTGATTGATCGCGTTGGTGTGAACTGATTTCACCAGCGCGATGTCGTCCGCGAACTCGGCGGTGTGGGGAATCAACTCGCTGATCCACCGTCCACACTTCCCATACTGTTTGAATTTGAATTTGGAGGGTGCCACCGGCAACCGTGACTGTCCGCTGGTCATGGTGGTGATCCGTTGTCCGCGGCGCACGGAGTCGGGAAGATCCTTGTCGAAGTATTCCTTCAACCCCGGCTTATAGTCCCAGAGATCCATCTGCGCCGGGCCGCCATTCATATGCAGGTAGATCACCGACTTTGCCGTGGGCGGAAAGTGTGGAAATCCCGGCAAGGGAGGATGGACACGAACCGAGGGGGTGGCGGCGGCCGCGTTGAGCGTGGATCGAAACCCGGCGCTTCCCATCAACCAAGCGAGCCCAAGCCCGCCGAGCCGCAGACCGCTCTGACCGAAGAATTGCCGGCGAGTTTGGTGCAGCTGATATTCAAGCAGAGGATTCATGGCATCTCAGTTTTGGGTGACGGTCTCATCCAGGTTCAGCAACAGATTGGCAGTGAGCGTGTAGGCGGCTAGCTCCGCAGGATCCAATCCCGCCTTGGGCTTCGACTCGCCAAAATGAATCGATGCTTCCGCGGCCTTCACGTCCGCTCGATAGCGGGCCAGGTGGGTCTGAAACGCCTCCTCCACAACCGCCACCTCGTCGCGCAAAGGCTTGCGGGCTAGAACGACCCGATAGGCAAATCGAATGCGATCGCGAACCGTCGTTCCCCCTTCCAGCATCATGCGCTGGGCCAGCGCTCGAGCTGCCTCAAAATGCTGGACGTCATTCTGGAGCTGCAGCGCTTGCAAAGGAGTGTTGCTACGTTCTCGTCGCGAGCAAAATTGCTCCCGATTTGGAGCGTCAAAGGAGGACATGAAGGGAGGCGGAGCCGTCCGCTTGAAAAAGCTATACAGACTGCGACGGTAGAGCGCCGATCCCGTATCAGCCTTGTAATCGCGCGTGTTGGAGCCGACATACGCCACCGGCTCCCAGATATTGGGAGGCTGATAGGTCCGAACCCCTCGTCCGCCAGGAGTAAGATCGATCAGACCGCTGACAAACAGGGCGTTGTCGCGAATTTGCTCAGCATCCAACCGAAAGCGGGGTCCACGGCCCAACCAACGGTTCTCCGGATCCTTCTCCAACAAGGCGGAGGTGACGCGGCCGGACTGTCGATAGGCGGCCGAAGTGAGATACATTCGGACCAAAGCCTTCACATCCCAGCCTGATTCCTGGAACGTTACCGCCAGCCAGTCGAGCAGCTCGGGATGGCTCGGGACCGCTCCCTGGGTTCCAAAGTCATCACTCGTCTTAACCAGCCCCGTTCCGAAGAACTGCTGCCAGAACCTATTCGCGGCAACGCGGGCGACCATCGGATGGTCCGGGCTGACCAGCCAACGGGCCAGATCGAGCCGGGTCGCGATATTGGTGTTCTTGAGGGGGGGAAA encodes the following:
- a CDS encoding DUF1501 domain-containing protein; this translates as MNPLLEYQLHQTRRQFFGQSGLRLGGLGLAWLMGSAGFRSTLNAAAATPSVRVHPPLPGFPHFPPTAKSVIYLHMNGGPAQMDLWDYKPGLKEYFDKDLPDSVRRGQRITTMTSGQSRLPVAPSKFKFKQYGKCGRWISELIPHTAEFADDIALVKSVHTNAINHDPACTFVMTGSEVPGKASLGSWLSYGLGSESNDLPAFVVMTPTFPSTGNGQAIYTRMWGSGFLETKHNGVALRSVGDPVLFIKNPPGVESGDRRTLLEALNRLNRKSFERFGDPEIQTRIAQYEMAFRMQTSVPELTDLTKESEATLGLYGKNVQKSGTFAHSAIMARRLVERGVRVVQILHRGWDQHDNLPVALKNQCEDTDQPIGALLRDLKQRGLLDSTLVVWGGEFGRTVYSQGKLTADTYGRDHHPRNFCMWMAGGGVKGGSSYGETDDFSYNVVENPVHINEFNATMLHCLGIDHKRFSFKFQGLDQRLTGVEEARVVKELLA